The Thamnophis elegans isolate rThaEle1 chromosome 15, rThaEle1.pri, whole genome shotgun sequence genome includes a window with the following:
- the EGR2 gene encoding E3 SUMO-protein ligase EGR2, giving the protein MTAKAVDKIPVTLSGLVHLPEGLYPTEDALPPSVIGFPSVDLGGPFDQLSDGLIGADMSDKRTLDLQYACSGFAPPPPRSQSFTYMGKFSIDPPYPGASCYAADGILNLVSAGILQGVAASSTASPASAAAVPSSTAGSSPAGHGCAMALAAGDLEHLYSPQGQPPPPPYSACGELYQGQAQQPAPSDGSSPFLAASTGSYPPPPSYHHSPKSVGSVGPDPAGLFSMIPEYAGFFQPPPPPPPPCSQRDFHGPPERKPFPCALDSVRVPPPLTPLSTIRNFTLGAPPSGLSEGPSSGTAVSARLAPGAYGGPGSLPLRPILRPRKYPNRPSKTPVHERPYPCPAEGCDRRFSRSDELTRHIRIHTGHKPFQCRICMRNFSRSDHLTTHIRTHTGEKPFACDFCGRKFARSDERKRHTKIHLRQKERKVAGAAAAAVGAPQVTPGPGAGGLPSCGARTRTP; this is encoded by the exons ATGACCGCCAAGGCAGTCGACAAAATCCCCGTCACCCTCAGCGGGCTGGTGCACCTTCCCGAAGGCCTTTATCCCACGGAAGACGCCCTGCCGCCGTCAGTCATCGGTTTTCCCAGCGTGGACCTGGGCGGACCGTTTGACCAGCTGAGCG ATGGCCTGATCGGTGCTGACATGAGCGACAAACGAACGCTGGACTTGCAATACGCCTGCAGCGGTTTCGCGCCGCCGCCTCCGCGTAGCCAATCCTTCACCTACATGGGCAAGTTCTCCATCGACCCTCCGTATCCCGGCGCCAGCTGCTACGCGGCCGACGGCATCCTCAACTTGGTCAGCGCGGGCATCCTGCAGGGAGTGGCCGCGTCGTCGACAGCATCCCCGGCCTCTGCCGCGGCGGTTCCATCCTCCACCGCCGGATCCAGCCCCGCGGGGCACGGATGCGCCATGGCGCTGGCTGCCGGGGACCTGGAGCATCTCTACTCGCCACAggggcagccgccgccgccgccttacTCCGCCTGCGGGGAGCTTTATCAAGGCCAGGCGCAGCAGCCGGCGCCGTCCGACGGCTCCTCGCCCTTCCTGGCCGCCTCAACGGGATCCTATCCGCCGCCCCCTTCCTACCACCACTCCCCCAAGAGCGTGGGGTCAGTGGGACCAGACCCCGCCGGCCTCTTCTCCATGATCCCGGAGTACGCGGGCTTCttccagccgccgccgccgccgccgccgccgtgcaGCCAGCGCGACTTCCACGGCCCGCCGGAGCGCAAGCCTTTTCCCTGCGCCCTGGATTCGGTGCGCGTCCCGCCGCCGCTCACGCCTCTCTCCACCATCCGCAACTTCACGCTGGGCGCACCCCCGAGCGGGCTGAGCGAAGGGCCCTCCTCGGGGACGGCGGTCAGTGCGCGCCTGGCGCCGGGTGCCTACGGGGGCCCGGGCAGCCTGCCGCTACGCCCCATCCTGAGGCCGCGCAAGTACCCCAACCGGCCCAGCAAGACGCCGGTACACGAGCGACCCTACCCATGCCCGGCCGAAGGCTGCGACCGCCGCTTCTCGCGCTCCGACGAACTGACCCGTCACATCCGCATCCACACGGGCCACAAGCCCTTCCAGTGCCGCATCTGCATGCGCAACTTCAGTCGCAGTGACCACCTCACTACCCACATCCGCACGCACACCGGCGAGAAACCCTTCGCCTGCGACTTCTGCGGCAGGAAGTTCGCCCGCAGCGATGAGCGCAAGCGGCACACCAAGATCCACCTGCGGCAGAAGGAGCGCAAGGTCGCCGGTGCCGCCGCCGCAGCCGTCGGGGCGCCCCAGGTTACACCCGGCCCCGGCGCAGGCGGTCTGCCTTCGTGCGGCGCTCGGACGCGGACGCCTTGA